A single region of the Triticum dicoccoides isolate Atlit2015 ecotype Zavitan chromosome 2B, WEW_v2.0, whole genome shotgun sequence genome encodes:
- the LOC119360773 gene encoding uncharacterized protein LOC119360773: MVEIETNFGEVTAVRGRNNDVSAPPHRRAAACRQRPSAARLPHRYGFPPPATLDVGATPSPIPSLSPRPDVVVLHHQPSPCVFLLKRRYPPSLLSLADVPCSGNDKKQFQTVCLASQSQVSRRESVPLLPNALLHLARAPAPPITCRSTEQFDGRCPAACSSVLLCPIDFNHHLARQMSLFKEFKYGRGAADGWMLANTKVAHGRSEIFHLLLALVKTLGDYKAVMGEVLGKHNKALEHQVLPITSADAKVVQPVAQNKQVYLKQGHCPSPEKRKAIVHLQRSARPIAH, translated from the exons ATGGTCGAAATCGAGACCAACTTCGGCGAGGTCACGGCGGTCCGAGGAAGAAACAACGATGTGAG CGCGCCGCCGCATCGACGCGCagccgcctgccgccaacgcccctCCGCCGCGCGCCTTCCCCACCGCTATGGCTTTCCACCACCGGCGACACTCGATGTTGGCGCCACACCTTCCCCCATCCCCTCTCTCTCGCCACGacccgacgtcgtcgtcctccaccACCAGCCCAGCCCTTGCGTCTTCCTCTTAAAGCGACGCTACCCACCCTCCCTCCTCTCTTTGGCCGACGTCCCATGCTCCGGCAACGACAAAAAACAGTTCCAAACCGTCTGCCTCGCCTCTCAATCACAGGTGAGCCGACGGGAGTCGGTTCCTCTCCTCCCCAATGCTCTTCTTCACCTGGCCAGAGCACCTGCTCCTCCCATCACGTGCAGATCGACGGAGCAGTTCGATGGTCGTTGCCCAGCTGCGTGCAGTTCAGTACTGCTCTGCCCCATCGACTTCAACCACCATCTCGCCAG ACAAATGAGCTTGTTTAAGGAATTCAAGTATGGACGTGGAGCAGCAGATGGATGGATGTTAGCCAACACAAAAGTTGCACACGGCAGGTCTGAGATCTTCCACTTGCTACTCGCTCTTGTCAAGACATTAGGTGATTATAAGGCTGTCATGGGTGAAGTGTTGGGGAAGCATAACAAGGCTCTGGAGCATCAAGTTCTTCCAATTACTTCTGCAGATGCCAAAGTAGTTCAGCCAGTTGCCCAAAATAAGCAAGTCTACCTTAAG
- the LOC119363034 gene encoding UDP-arabinopyranose mutase 3, which translates to MATPTTPLLKDELDIVIPTIRNLDFLEMWRPFFQPYHLIIVQDGDPSKVIKVPEGFDYELYNRNDVNRILGPKASCISFKDSACRCFGYMVSKKKYIYTIDDDCFVAKDPSGKDINALEQHIKNLLSPSTPFFFNTLYDPYREGADFVRGYPFSLREGAPTAVSHGLWLNIPDYDAPTQLVKPRERNNRYVDAVLTIPKGTLFPMCGMNLAFDRELIGPAMYFGLMGDGQPIGRYDDMWAGWCTKVITDHLSLGIKTGLPYIWHSKASNPFVNLKKEYNGIFWQEELIPFFQSVTLSKEATTVQKCYLELAKQVRAKLGKVDGYFNKLADAMVTWIEAWDELNPPKGAITTTNGPALKSK; encoded by the exons ATGGCCACCCCGACGACGCCGCTGCTCAAGGACGAGCTGGACATCGTCATCCCGACGATCCGCAACCTCGACTTCCTGGAGATGTGGCGGCCCTTCTTCCAGCCCTACCACCTCATCATCGTGCAGGACGGCGACCCGAGCAAGGTCATCAAGGTGCCCGAGGGCTTCGACTACGAGCTCTACAACCGCAACGACGTCAACCGCATCCTCGGCCCCAAGGCCTCCTGCATCTCCTTCAAGGACTCGGCCTGCCGCTGCTTCGGGTACATGGTCTCCAAGAAGAAGTACATctacaccatcgacgacgactgctTC GTTGCTAAGGACCCATCAGGAAAGGACATCAATGCGCTCGAGCAGCACATCAAGAACCTTCTGAGCCCTTCAACTCCATTTTTCTTCAATACTCTGTACGACCCTTACCGTGAGGGTGCTGATTTTGTTCGTGGGTACCCCTTCAGCCTTCGCGAGGGTGCCCCAACTGCTGTGTCTCATGGGCTTTGGCTCAACATTCCAGACTATGATGCCCCTACCCAGCTTGTCAAGCCTCGCGAGAGAAATAACAG GTATGTTGATGCTGTTCTTACAATCCCGAAGGGTACCTTGTTTCCTATGTGTGGAATGAACCTCGCGTTTGACCGTGAGCTCATTGGTCCTGCAATGTACTTTGGCCTTATGGGTGATGGCCAGCCTATTGGTCGCTACGATGATATGTGGGCTGGATGGTGCACCAAG GTGATTACTGATCATTTGAGCCTGGGTATTAAGACTGGTCTGCCCTACATCTGGCACAGCAAAGCAAGCAACCCGTTTGTGAACCTAAAGAAGGAATACAACGGCATCTTCTGGCAGGAGGAGCTGATCCCCTTTTTCCAGTCTGTGACTCTCTCAAAGGAGGCCACCACTGTCCAGAAGTGTTACCTTGAGCTGGCCAAGCAGGTGAGGGCGAAGCTCGGCAAGGTGGATGGCTACTTCAACAAGCTTGCTGATGCCATGGTCACATGGATTGAGGCCTGGGATGAGCTCAACCCACCAAAGGGTGCCATTACCACCACAAACGGCCCTGCTCTGAAGAGCAAGTGA